From the genome of Phyllostomus discolor isolate MPI-MPIP mPhyDis1 unplaced genomic scaffold, mPhyDis1.pri.v3 mPhyDis1_scaffold_19, whole genome shotgun sequence:
AATCCACACCTGCTCTGAATAATGGCGCACCCGAGTCCCAGTTGGGGCTTCCTCTTCAACAAgccatgcactgggggccagagaAGGCCCCGCTGGCTTGCTCATGCACGGGCTCCACCTCCTGCTGGAGCACCTCTGGAGACTCCAGTGGCGACCAAGTGCAGGGCCCCATGGGCCAAGGCCCTGCCTGCTCGCGTTTCACTGACTCCCggcctcgctccttggctttggcCTGCGACTCACCCTCCGCTTCCTCTGGGCCCTGACCCTCCCGTGTGTgtcactccccctcccacacaaACTCTTCCCCAGCAACCAGTTGCCCCTGCGTCCTTTCCTCATGGTGATTCTGCCTCTCGCTGCTTTCCCTCTGCAGGACGTCATGTTGCTGTTTGCTCCATTCCTTCAACAAACAGCGCTTCGgcctccaccccctcctgccttcccacGTCTGGTTCTTGAAAACTCCCCTCCCCTACTAGCACTCCCACTTTCAGGCCCTACACGTCCTCccttgcagctgctgctgctgctgctgctgctgctgctggggctgctgggttcCCTAGTCCAGTAGAAGCTCCGCCCCCCTCCAACAACTGCTCTTCAGtcaccacctcctccctccacaaTAGCGGATTCCCCAAGAGATGCTTCCTTGCCACCAACACCTCACCCTTATCCCACAACCCGCACCACTTGCAGGAGCTCATCCCCTTCAGCACAAACGGCTCCACTACCACCTATCCGCCCCGTGGTCCGTGCGCCTCCGTGCTCAAGGCTCAGCCCTCTAACGTCCTCGCTGGACCCTAGGCTCCTCATCGTCTACCAGGTGGTCTTCGGCCACCACCTCCTCCTACGTGCGCAACGCCAGCTCCTGCAAAATCTTTCCCCCTTGCTCCCGCTTCTTCCCCCAACACCCAAGCTCCCACTGctcctccctctgtgtcccctccTGCACCTTCGGCTCCCCCTCCTGCACTAATTGCTACTTTACCAACACCAACCCCGTCCTGCTCACGTTCTACCTCCAGATCTGTGCAAAAAAACGCCTCCTCTTCCGCCCCACACCTGTTCCTCTGctggcacttctccaaagatccTCCCCTGCCAGCGCCAACTGTACGTCCAGTGCCAACTCCTTCCTCACCGCCGTCAGCTGTCAGCTCTCGGCTCGGGCACAACCTCCTCCCCGCCTACCAGCTCCTCTTTCACTACTTTCCACCtagtccccttccctcctcctcccaagaCCTTGTCCCCGAGCCTCCTCCACATCCACCTAATGCCCCATGGCCTCATCCCGCCGTTCCATCTTTTGTGTCCCGGCCTGTCCTCTgaatcctcctcctccaccacctcccctgtAGTCCTCCTCCTACTCCCACTGCACTTTCGTATCTGTACGCTGCTGGACTTCCAGTCATCGCCCTCCACTTCATCACAGGGAAAAGCCAAAACCCTACTCCAAGGCCCCCCAGTCCGCTTCCACCAGCACTGCGTCCCCTGACCTCCCCTCGACCACCAGCCTGCGGTCCTCCAGCTCAAAAACTCCAGTACTgtccccaccctcagcctgggGAGCATGCAATTCCCACCACGCTTCCAACAGGAACGGGAAAGCATCCTCGCCAGGCACAACTGAGGCAGGCCCGGTCACGCCCTCCTATCTGCCACTGCACCTGGGAGCCCTGACAGACTCTGTCAGGTCACGTGGCCATTTGGAAGCAACGGCAAAGGAAGGGGCCTGGGGAGCCCCTGAGTGCACAGATACCGCCTACTCGCCACACAGCCTTCGTCCTCAGTCTAGCACCTACGTAGCAACAGGTGTTGGAAACACACAAACTGTACAGATGGAGACGCCCAGCATACGCTGACGGGCCCGTACCGGGATTCTGGCTGATGACCCTGAGCCGAAGCTGCCTGGGTGAGGGAACAGCTTGGTGAAGTCAGAATGCGGCACGCACGGGGCTGTGATGGGGCAAAGGGAGTCCGCAGGCCACGCCCAGCCCACTCATCACCCATCTCCTCCAGTCAGCGATGGGACCGGGGTCAGGATTCCACGTGCACTGCACATGTGAATGTCGGTCCAGCTGATCTGCTTAAGAGCGGCACGTGACCCTGCCACAAAAGACACAGACACGGAAGCACTGCTGAGAACTTTATGTGCCTTCCCCCGTCACTCAGGTACATGAGGGAAACTCTCTGCGCCCACATCCACAGGCGATCCCTTGGGCAGCCTTTGTTCCTGTGCCAGAAAACCACACAGAATCCTTCAGCCGCCAGTGGCATGGGAAGGCTGCGCCCAGGCCGTGTCCTCCCTGGCCCAATTGCGCAGCCTGCCCAGCTCACTTCCCGCTCCCGAGCGTCCCCCAGGACTCACTCCCAAGTGAGCAGGCCCACACCTGCACCCCCAGGCACGGGCACACTACCCAAAGTCGTCTTTGGCCACTCTGTGACCCATGCTGTCCCCCAGTCATCGCGCCCTGCCCTTTCAGGACcccgcctcctctccctcccccaggacaGCCAAAGTGTGCCACCGGCAGTGAGGTGGGGTTGGCTGAAGGAGCCCGGGGCTTAGATAGGTACCCCGGGCCTCGGGGCTGAGAAGAGGTGCAGCATGGCAGGGTAGGACTTTTCCTGCAGAGCTGAGAAGGGGGGCCAGGGTGCACAAGGCGCCCTGAGTGCTTCGGGGCCCAGGTAGGGGAGCGCCCAAAGTGCCAGAGGGAGAGAATTGCAGAAACGCGTTGAGGCATCCTGCTTCCGGTAAGTAAGCACTCTGAGAGCACAGGCCGCCAACCCTCGAGCTCCCCAccaccgtcccccccccccccccccccccccccccccccccccacaccgccATTTGAAACTTTCTCAACAAACCACATGGCGCCCTGGGGTAACATCCAGATTTCCTGAGCCTGAGTTTTCGCTCCTGTTTCTCAGAGGAGTTTCCCAAGTGCAACAACTCACCTGCACACACCTAGCCCACAGGCTCCTCAGCGACGACCGGTCCTGTCTGGGCTCCCTCCACTGGGGCCTTTGTACCCCTGAGGTAGTGCCTCAGGGGGCTGGGCCACAGGTCCTCACTTATGAGCTGAAATCGAAACAGCCCACGGGAGGGCTGTCCCAGACAGCTCTGCACAAACCCGGGGCCTCCAGCATCACCATTTCTGACCATGGCCCGTGCAGCCTCACCTCAGCAATCTTGCCCGAGCCTGGAAGACTGTGCTCTGACAGCCAGTTGAAGAGGTTGACGCTGGTTGTGTCAAGCCTGCGGCTGGGCGCCCCCCGTTCGTAGTCCCAGAACCAGTGGACCACGGTCGAACGAGTGGCCCGATAGCCTGAAGCAATAGGGACCTGCTAGTGTGGTCCCCTACTGCCCAGCGTCCACACCCatctcccagcccaccccacccgtTCTGcgtgccctcccacccctgcgTCCAGGAACCCCATCTCGCCTGCAAGGCTCAGACGATATTCCTTGATGATCACTTCATTCAGGAAGTAGGGGTTGCTCCGGAAGAAGAACATCAACCTGCAGCGGTACTTCGGCCCACCCAGTTCCCTCACCTGCGGAGACGTGGTGGCAGGTGTCCTCTGTGCCCGCTGCCTGACTTGGCCTGCTTGCCGGAAGCATCcgcctccctttcccttcctccccctgctcCGACCACTCCCACCTTGAGTCCAGGCCCCCACACCTGCCTGCCCCTCGCCCAGCCCAGCCTGACCTCCAGAGTGACCAAGTACTCAAGCATGTCTTCATCTTGCTCACTGATGATGTCTGATATCTGGGGGTGGTTCCGAATCTGCTCTTTGGTCAAGAAGCCTTCGGAGCCAACGGAATGCACAGCTGAGAGCCACGGACTTCGACTGGACCC
Proteins encoded in this window:
- the LOC114489362 gene encoding testis-specific Y-encoded protein 1-like codes for the protein MWVRAVSRASCPAAEPANMASAAVHAISGASCATGVTMAPAKALQVVEVGPGDKKLTAEEAPVRAEEKPGGSSARPPLEALAALQCQLRAESARGHRVYLGVKLASAERRKPILERRRSIIQCIPGFWAKAIRNHPQISDIISEQDEDMLEYLVTLEVRELGGPKYRCRLMFFFRSNPYFLNEVIIKEYRLSLAGYRATRSTVVHWFWDYERGAPSRRLDTTSVNLFNWLSEHSLPGSGKIAELISEDLWPSPLRHYLRGTKAPVEGAQTGPVVAEEPVG